The sequence below is a genomic window from Arthrobacter sp. U41.
TGCACACTCTCGCCTCTGATCTGATGTTCCGGGTGTGTGGGGTCCCGGAAACGGCCTATTCGGTTGTTAGGGGAGCGGCTGACTACGGCAGGCCGGGTGCCGCCCTGCGGGGTGCGTTCTGGGTGTTCATCCTCGTTCGTCCTTCCGTCGGGTTTTCGCGTTCACTACTTCATGGTGGCCAGGGCCGACTACAACATGACTCGCTGAATATTTTTTGGATCGGCCCAGGTTTGCGGCTGGTCCCAGAATTTCCGCTCTGATACCTGTTCATACAGGAACGCGGGGGGAACCGCATGACATGGCCACTGATCCGGAGCAGGTCATGAGCCAGTTGAGCCTGCCCAGTCGGCAGGCGGGGCGGGCCTCGAGGGCGAGTGTGTCGGAACTGGTGGGCTTTGCTGCCTCTGCCTTCCCACCAGTCAATCCGACCGCCGCAGCCATCATTTTCCCCGTCATCGCCGCATCCGGATTCTGGGTATCCGGCGTCGCTGTCCTCGCTGGTCGACCGTCACCGACACCTGCAAACCATCCATCAGTGCCACCAGCTGCCGTGCCTCCAGCTGCCGTGACGCTGCGGGCTGGCACCGCCCCGGGCCTCAACCTGCCTCGACGATCCAGATCGGAAGCGGCTTGGCTGACAACTTCTCGGACTCACTCGTAGCGTCTTTGAAATACTCATGCGCGGGATGCATCGGGTTTGTCGACTCGGCTGAACGCGATGTGAGGAAAGCCCCCTCGATTGAGGGGGCTTTCCTGGTCATGATGGGCTTAGGTGGTGGGGCTCAGATCCATTTCGCGGCGGCCGGGACCGCCACAGGCGCAGCCGCGCCGTCGACTGCGGTCACACCGGCGCTGCCCCGGCCGGCCGCCCACTCGACGACGGACGCCAGCGGTCCTGAGACGACCGTCGGCGACGCCGACGTAGCATTTCCGAACGCCAGATCGCGGTCGGTCACTTTGATGAGGAGTCCCGTGTCGGTGCCGCGGGTGTGCCAGGCGCCGGTGATGTCCTTGAGGAGCCGGTCCAGCACGGGAACCGGAATGTCACGGAAGCTGGCGCCGTTGTCGAGATCGACGGCGTGCATCCACACTTCGCGGCTGCGCATCCAGACGGTTTCCGTGGCGGGGACTTCCCGGTCCTGGATGGTCCGGACTGTGTGGTGCCAGGCGTCCTCGGGCAGGTCCCGCCATTCGACGTTGAGGTGCACGGCGGAGTGGTCGAAGAGGTGCCGTAGCGCGATCGGACTCAGGGTCGCCCCAAAGTTGATCTCGTGGTCCCGGACCGCGGTGGAGGCGTACATCGGGGTCTCCACCCCGGTGACTGCCCACTCCACGAGCCGGGCGATGGCCCGGGCGTTGTAGCCGATGTGCGCGGTGATGTGGCGGCGGGTCCAGCCGGGAAGCAGCGAATCGCCGTCGAGCTCCGCGTCGGAGAGTTCGTTGAGCTTGCGGGCGAAGAACGCCGTGCCGCGGCGCGCCTGCAGCAGGGCCGCCAGCAGCTCCGGGTCCGTCGTCTGGTCATGGCGGGCGACCATCAGGCTTCCTTGACCACGCGGTTCTTCAGCTCTCCGAGGCCCTCGATGGTGGTGACCAGGAGCTGGCCTTCCTGCAGGTAGCGCTTCGGGTCCTGGGCGTGGCCGACCCCGCCGGGGGTGCCGGTGGCGATGACGTCGCCCGGGTTGAGGGTGATGATGGTGGAGATGTAGGAGACCAGGAACTCGGGGGTGAAGACGACGTCGTTGGTGGGGGTCTGCTGCTGGATCTCGCCGTCGACCGCGGTGGTCATCAAGCCGCCGCTGAACTCGTCCTTGGTGACCAGTGCCGGGCCGAACGGGGTGGACTTCTCCCAGGTCTTGCCCTGCAGCCACTGGATGGTGCGGAACTGGTAGTCGCGCATGGACACATCGTTCAGCACCGCGTACCCGGCGAT
It includes:
- a CDS encoding maleylpyruvate isomerase family mycothiol-dependent enzyme; its protein translation is MVARHDQTTDPELLAALLQARRGTAFFARKLNELSDAELDGDSLLPGWTRRHITAHIGYNARAIARLVEWAVTGVETPMYASTAVRDHEINFGATLSPIALRHLFDHSAVHLNVEWRDLPEDAWHHTVRTIQDREVPATETVWMRSREVWMHAVDLDNGASFRDIPVPVLDRLLKDITGAWHTRGTDTGLLIKVTDRDLAFGNATSASPTVVSGPLASVVEWAAGRGSAGVTAVDGAAAPVAVPAAAKWI